TGCCGGCGAGCTTGCCGTCGACGATGTCGAGTGTGTTCGCGCGGTGTTCGTCAAACCCCAGATGCGCGGCGACCTTGTGGGTAAAGGAGGTGAACCCGCCAGAGACGAGCGCCGCATGGCCGCCGTTCGCCCGCATGGTCGCGACCAGGTCACGGCCGCCGGGCATGAAGGTGATGCGCGTCGCGAGCACGTGGTCGATCACCTCGGCCGGGAGATCCTTCAACAGTCCGACCCGCTCGCGAAGCGCGGCCTCGAAGTCGAGCTCGCCGTTCATGGCGCGGGCCGTGATATCGACGACATGGGTCCCGACGCCGGCTTCGGCGGCCAGTTCGTCGATGCACTCCTGCTGGATCATGGTGCTGTCCATGTCGGCAAGCAGCATGCGCTTCTTCCGGTTCCGCGTGGGCAGGACGACGAGGTCCAGTCCGAGAGACTGAAGGTCCTCCCAGACCGACC
The Maritimibacter sp. DP1N21-5 DNA segment above includes these coding regions:
- the serB gene encoding phosphoserine phosphatase SerB; this encodes MFTTILIGKPGTNAIDATTAESLRNAWGGNGLRWLAPGDAAEFDMPAMPDTRWSVWEDLQSLGLDLVVLPTRNRKKRMLLADMDSTMIQQECIDELAAEAGVGTHVVDITARAMNGELDFEAALRERVGLLKDLPAEVIDHVLATRITFMPGGRDLVATMRANGGHAALVSGGFTSFTHKVAAHLGFDEHRANTLDIVDGKLAGTVAEPILGRAAKVAALEEISARLGLGHEDVMAVGDGANDLGMLGLAGAGVALHAKPAVAAQCDIRVNHGDLTALLYIQGYAKSEFVSG